CATTATTTATCATAAAGAACTAATTGGTTAGATCGATAATAACAATTGACCAAATATAAGCACTATAGATTTAGTAGTCTAATTTTTTAACAAAAAAAATGCTATTTTTTATTCAAATTGTTCAGTTTTTCTTCACAGATGGGCCTTTATTAACAATACTGTCCTTTTTTGGGGTGTTTTGAGGGGCATTTGGAGCACTTTTTTTAATTATCGTGTCTTTTTTCAATTTTATGGCATTATTCGCTCCGGTATCTACTTTTAGCGTGCTATCCTGCATGTTTTTTATTCCGGGCACCTTAAGGCTATCGGTTTTAGTGCTGATGCCGGGCTTGCCTGCTCCGGGTTTTGCAGGCGCTGTTTTGGGTTGCGGTTTTGTGGTTGCAGCTTTCTTTTTACTTCGTTTTTTTATAATATCTTCTTTGGATGCCGGTCGCTCCTTTGGTTTCCATAAAAAGCCTTTCAGTATCTTATCGTCTTCTTTTACCTTATCTATCGGGATGTACCGGTTTTCGGGTTTGGTTAAAAAGAAGATATCCGTAGCCTGTTTGTCTTTAAACGCCACACGGATGCGGCTGCTTAATGACCGTTGCATGCCCGATACCTTGCCGCTGTCGCGCTGAAAAAATATAGTTTCGGCATTACCTACTGCATACATCTTATCCAGCTTATCATCCTTAAAATACCCCCGCATTCTTTTGCCCGATACCTGGTTAAAATGCACCGAATCGTCCTTGTCGATATTTACAATAAATGCCGACGGGAACAGCTCGATATTATCCATCTTCTTTTTGCGCATTTGCAGGTAAACGGTATCGCCCGAGAGCTGCGAACCCTGTGTCCAGATAATGGGGTTTACATACATGCGCATGGTCGAATCACTATTGGCATAAAAAATCGAATCGGATTTGGCCTGCAGGTCCGATTTAAAAATTTTGGCATGGTGGTGGGCTATCAAAATCCTCACCCGGGCAGTATCCTTCAGGTTAACAGGATATTGCCTGTAAACCGGGTCGCGTGCCAGTTGCACACGATAAACACTGTCTTGCTTTGCTTTCCGGGCGGCGGCAATAGCATCCTTTTTTCGTTGCAGCGAATCATTAACCGGCTTGGGCTTGCCAAAAAAGTCGCGGTGAAAGTAACTTGTATCTTTAGGGATGCCAAGGTACCTTGCTTCCAAAAACTTCGAGTTTTTTTTCTCGGCGGCTATTTTACGTTGTTTAAGCGTGGTATCGTGTTGGGTGCGCTGGCGTTCCTGGTAAGCTTTAAGGTTTTTATAGGTCATGATCTGCGTTTCGATGGTATCGGCAGTCATGTATATCGAATCGCGCTTAATCCGGCCGGTATCTTTAACGGCTACTATAGGCGCTTTTGCAGGCGGCTTAACGAATGTTCCCTTTTTATTTTTATCAGGCTTTATAGCATCAGCCACACCGGCCAGGCTGGTTATGTTTTTAATATTGGCTTTATCCTTATTGCTCAGTTTTAGCGCAGGAGCAGATTTTAATGCCGAATCAACCAGTTTAGGGTTTTTCTTCAGCTGATCTGCCGCCGTTTTCAGCACGGTATCAACCGTTCCCTTATTATCCTTTAAAGCATCCAGCGTCAGCTTGCCCGCCATATCAACATTTGCGCTATCCTTTTTGCTGATAGCGAATGGTTGTGTAACTGGTATGGTATTGGCCGGAGCTTTATGATTGTTACCAGGCTTTATGGCACCGGCTACTTTATTAAGATCGGTGATGTTGTTATTGGATGCCTTGGCATTTTTTTGCCCCGGAGGCACAGTTTTCGCCGCCGAATCAGTCTGGGTGGTATCCTTCTGCTCCGAAATCAGTACTACGTAAGCATTTTCGGTAACTATAGTTTTTTCATCGGCGCGGTAGTAGGTAGCCAGATCGCCTTTAATAGTTACTTTTTGCTCCCTGTCTTCAAACGTGATATTTTTTACCGCCCTGCCATAACCTTTCAGTTTATCATAAAACAAGCTGTCGCCCTTTAATGATTTGGTGCCCTGCCTGTACGAGTTTTTTTTGCCGAAGTAAGCCTGCTCGGTAACGGTATTATATAACCCGTTTTCGGTGTAGAGGGTATCTTTATCCTTGGTGCCGTAAATATTGGTAGGGCCATAAAAATAAGCTATCCTTGAGCCGGTGTTGTAACGCAGGGTATCTGTTTTGATGAGCGCGTCTACAGTTGTTAAAACTACATCGTATCTGAAGTATGAATCGCGACTGTAGGCAAAGTAATAGCCGTTTTTACTGGTTAGTACGTTGTCTTTATTGATTAGTTTGCCGCCGCCTGTATAGGTGCCTACCCTGCTGGCTGTATTATAGGTAAGGTAGTTGGTGGTGAGGGTGGCATCGCGGTCAACCATTTTTACGTTATCGGTAAGGATGGCAATTTTGGTATTACCATTATAGTTCAGCTTATCCGAAAATATGTTCAGCGTATCGCCCTGGTTAATGTTTACGTTGCCAAAAGCATCAAACGAGTTAAGATCAGGATAAAAATAGGCGCTATCCGAACGCAGCAATGAATAATCCTGCTTAAAAGTGCCTTTGTACACCTTTACCAACTGCTTGCCGTTTATTTTTGTGGCGGTACTTTTTTCAGATTGTATCAGGTTTACAATTGATTTTTTTTGGGCCATGGCCGCAGTTGCCAGCACCAAAAACAAAAAGCATAAAACGTATTTCCTCACGTGGCAAAATTAGTTTTTTGTCGGGGTTATTAAATTAATAATTTTGATGAATGCTGCCAGTTAATCAGTTTGTTAATTTTATTGAACAAAACGCTTTATTTACCCGCTCCACTCCTATCCTGGCAGCGGTAAGTGGCGGCATCGATTCGGTTTTAATGGCCCATTTACTTAAAGCCGCCGGGTACAATTTCGCCATCGCTCATTGCAATTTTCAGTTGCGGGGCGATGAAGCCTTACGCGATCAGCAATTTTCGCAATCGCTGGCCGCCCGGTTGGATGTACCTTTTCACACCATCAATTTCAATACAGAACAGTACGCTGCCCAAAACAAAATCTCGATCCAGATGGCTGCCCGCGATCTGCGTTACCAATGGTTTGATACTGTTTGCCAGCAATCAGGCTATGAGGTCGTTGCGCTTGCTCACCACCAGAACGATACTATCGAAACAATATTGTTAAACCTTACACGCGGCACCGGAATTGCTGGGCTCCACGGCATTTTGCCTAAAAATGGCAAACTTGTACGCCCGCTTCTGTTCCTTACGCGCGATGAGGTACAGACCATTGTTACCGCCGAAGGTTTAAGTTTTGTTGAAGACAGCTCGAACTCCTCGGCAAAATATGCCCGTAATAAGATCAGGCTGGAGGTGGTGCCGAAGTTGAAAGAGTTGAATCCTTCGCTCGAAAAAACTTTCGAAAACAGCCTGCAGCATTTTCGCGATTTGGAATTGTTACTCGAGCTAAAGCTTGATGAGTTAAGGGAAACGCTGCTGCTGCACAAGGACAATGCTATTTATTGTTCTATCGACAAAGTAAAAGCGCTGAATCCAAAACGCCTGTTGCTTTTTAAATTGCTAAATGAATATGGTTTTAACGAAACGATTATCGACGACCTGATAGCCTCACTTGATAAACATCCGGGGCGGGTGTTTGAATCCGGCTCGCATAGCTTGTTGTTGGATAGGGAGGATATCATCCTCAAACCTAAAAACACAGTTTCTTTAACCGAAGTTGTTATAAACCATGATGCCCTCCATGTAAATTGGGGAGCTTATAAATTAACTTTATTGCATGATGACAGCGCGCTTATCATTAAAGATAACCCATTTGCAACCTCAATTGATGCCGATAAGCTGGTCTACCCCTTAACCATCCGTAGTTGGCAGGAAGGCGATCATTTTTTTCCGCTGGGGATGAAAGGCCGCAAAAAACTGAGTGATTTTTTCATCAACCAGAAAGTGCCCCTACACCAAAAAGACAAAATTCCCGTTTTGGTGAACGGCAACGGCGAAATTATGTGGATTGGCGGTTACCGGCCCGACGAAAGGTATAAAGTAAATGATAACACTAAAAAAGTTACTATCTTCGAACTGTTTAAACTAACATGAGCGATAAATCCGTTTTTACCGAAAAGCAATACCTTGGCAGGGAGTTTATCCCCTTAACCATTCGCCTGGTTTTGGCCATGTTTTGTTTTGCAGCTTATTTTTTTACTGATGAACGCGAGCGCAATGGCGATTTGCTGGTGGTTGTTGGGTTTTCTATTATCATCATCTCCATCATCATGGGTTTCCTGCTGCATTTCCGTACCAGGGTAGAAAATAAAAGCGTAATGTTGGATGGTTTATGGACAACCAAACTGGTAAAAATCGATTTGAACGGTATTGTAAAAGCTGAAAAAGGAACTTACAGCCGCTATCTTTTCAACAACCCTGTTTATAACCTGCACACTAAAGGCACCATCCGCTTTTTTACTTCGGGCAATGAGGCTATTCACCTTACCGATAGGGACGGCTTGCTTTACATCATCGGCTCGAAACATCCTAATGAGTTTTTGAGAGCGATTAGGGAAGAGATGAAGAAGTAGTTGCGGTTTGGCGTTCGTGAAGATACGAACCCTTGGTTATTAGTTATAACGCCTGTCGTTTCGACGAACATGCGGGGGCCTCAAGCGGTGGCGAGAGGAGAAATCTTGTACGCCCTATTAAGCGGACTTGCATTTCCGCCTTGCATGGCGTACAGGATTTCTCTTTCGCTCTTACGCGCTTATCCCCCCTCCGCTCTATCGAAATGACATTTTGGTTAATTATCGGCTTTACTGCCCATCCGTTATCTCCATCACCCGCATCAACTCCTCAATAAACAAAATAGCCGCCCTTTTACGATAAACACCTTTTTGCCAAAGAATATATGATTGCCGCTTGATCTCTTTCGATTCGATAGGTACAGCGACCACCTTATTCCAACCAATAAGTGCCTTTTCATTCAGAATAGTTGCCCAATGGCCATTCTCAACCAAAGCCAATAGTGAATGCACATCATTCAGTTCAATCTTGATATTGGGTACAATCTTTTTACGGTTAAAAAGCTCGTTGATAAACTCGCGCGAGCTGAAACCTTTGCCTGGCAATATCAGGTCCTGTTTAGCCAACTCTTCCAAACTTATTTTATCCAGTTTGGCCAGCGGATTAATTTTCGCTACCACCATCACTACGCTCGAACTGAATAGCTCCTGCATTTCCAGGTCTTCATCATCACTTTCGTTATGAAAAGCCAGGATCATATCCAGTTCAGCCAGGCGCAGTTTCTTTTCCAGTTCTTCCGGATTGCCATAAGTGATAAAAATTTTGATACCGGGATATTTAGTGCTGAACGGTGCTAAAGCAGGCAACAACAAGGAAGTAAAAGCGTAGGAAACCCCAAGATTAAGTTCGCCGGTCGTTGCGTTTTGTAATTCGCTGATGGCTTGTTTGCTCCGTTGCACATCATTCAATATTTTACGGGCGTGGGTTAAAAATATATGTCCGGCCTCGGTAATACGTACATGTTTGCCTATCCTGTCAAACAGCAGCATGCCCAACTCTTCTTCCAGCTGTTTAATTTGTTGCGATAAGGTGCTTTGGGTAATAAACACCGCGGCGGCGGCCTCGGTAAAGTTCATCGTTTCGGCAGCCTTCACAAAATACTGTAGTTGACGCAGCTCCACAATCAATCGTTTTTATCAATCAATTTCATTAAAATAATCTATTTTACAAATATATGTTTATGGGCGATATTTGCAGCATAAAACAAATCAATAGTTCTTGCATTAAGTACTCCCCTGAATTTGCTTTTGTTAGGTTTTAGTACGATGAATGTTTTCCGCTCATTAAAGTACCGTAATTTCAAGCTGTTTTTTTACGGTCAGTCAATTTCTCTTATAGGCACATGGATGCAAAAAACAGCAGTGGCATGGCTGGTTTACCGCCTTACAGGTTCGGCCCTTTTATTGGGTGTGGTTAGTTTTGTAAGCCTTATCCCATCGTTAATATTAGCCCCTTACGCCGGTAGTATTGTAGATAGGCATAACCGCTACCGCATACTGGTTATTACCCAGGTAACATCCATGTTGCAGGCTGGCGCGCTGGCTTTTATGATCCTGTTCAAAATCTATAATATCCCGGCCATTATTGGTTTAAGCCTGCTGCAAGGCATTGTGAACGCCTTTGATATTACCTGCCGTCAATCGTTAATGGTTGATATGGTTGATGATAAAAGCGATTTGCCCAATGCCATCGCCCTCAACTCAACCATGACCAACCTGGCCCGTATTGCAGGCCCGGCCATAGCCGGTATCGTACTGAGCGCATTTGGCGAAGACGTTTGCTTTTTCGGCAACTTCATCAGCTACATCCCGGTACTTACCTGTTTATTTATGATGAAGCTGAACACCATTGTACCGGTACGCTCAGAAAAAAGCATCTGGACCGAGTTGCAGGAAGGTTTTAAATACGTATCCGGCGACCCTGATTTAAGCAGCATGATCCTGATGCTCGCCGCAAGCAGCCTGTTCGTGATCCCTTTCAATACCCTAATGCCTATTTTTGCCAAAGATATTTTTAACGGCGATGCCAAAACCTTCAGCTGGTTTGAAAGCGCTGCCGGGTTAGGTTCGGTGGTTAGTGCGGTGTACCTGGCTAATCTTAAAACCAATAAAAACCTGGTGAAGATTATGAGTACCGCAAGCCTCATTTTTGGGATCAGTGTGTTGATGGTAGCTTATGCTGGTAAACTTCCTTTCGCCCTGGTATTTATGGTATTTACAGGTGTAGGCATGATGGCGCAAACATCTGCTATCAACACTTACATTCAAACTCATGCTATCCCGGCTATGCGGGCAAGGGCTATCAGCTATTATGTAATGGCTTACCAGGGAATGATTCCTGTGGGCAGCTTAATGGCCGGATGGCTGGCCGGCGAGCTCGGCCCGCGCAGGGCGGTTTGTATTGAGGGAATTATAGGTGTATTGGCTACCGCTTTGTTTGTTTTGTATAAACGGCGACAGGCAGCCGGCGAGAGCGTTGACGGAAAGACAGCTTTGGCTAAGTAAAATATTTAATCTGCCTAAAAAAAGAAAAAGCCCTTTCGTTTTGAGAGGGCTTTTCTATTTAATAACTGTGTTTTATCGTTACATCTTCAAACCAATTTCCCTCAGGCGTTCGTCCAGATACTCGCCCGCAGTAATATCGGTATACAATTTAGGATGTTGCTCATCAATACACGATTCCAGGCTGGTCAGATCCATATCTGATTTTGGATGCAGGAAAAACGGAACCGAATAACGGGAGAATCCCATCAGCTCGCGCGGAGGATTCACCACCCGGTGCGTGGTTGATTTTAGTTTATTATTGGTTAAGCGCTGAAGCATATCGCCTACGTTAACCACCAAATCCTCGCCAAAGGCTTTTACCGGGAACCAGGTATTATCGCGGGTTAACAGTTCAAGGCCATCGGCACTGGCACCTATCAACAAGGTAATCAGGTTGATATCTTCATGCGCACCTGCACGTACCGCGTCATCAGGTACAGCATCGGGATTAGTTATTGGAAAATAGTGCAGGTTACGGAGGATGGAGTTACCGTTATGCACTTTATCATCAAAATAATTTTCAGGTAGTTCA
The sequence above is a segment of the Mucilaginibacter celer genome. Coding sequences within it:
- a CDS encoding MFS transporter, which encodes MNVFRSLKYRNFKLFFYGQSISLIGTWMQKTAVAWLVYRLTGSALLLGVVSFVSLIPSLILAPYAGSIVDRHNRYRILVITQVTSMLQAGALAFMILFKIYNIPAIIGLSLLQGIVNAFDITCRQSLMVDMVDDKSDLPNAIALNSTMTNLARIAGPAIAGIVLSAFGEDVCFFGNFISYIPVLTCLFMMKLNTIVPVRSEKSIWTELQEGFKYVSGDPDLSSMILMLAASSLFVIPFNTLMPIFAKDIFNGDAKTFSWFESAAGLGSVVSAVYLANLKTNKNLVKIMSTASLIFGISVLMVAYAGKLPFALVFMVFTGVGMMAQTSAINTYIQTHAIPAMRARAISYYVMAYQGMIPVGSLMAGWLAGELGPRRAVCIEGIIGVLATALFVLYKRRQAAGESVDGKTALAK
- a CDS encoding LysR substrate-binding domain-containing protein is translated as MELRQLQYFVKAAETMNFTEAAAAVFITQSTLSQQIKQLEEELGMLLFDRIGKHVRITEAGHIFLTHARKILNDVQRSKQAISELQNATTGELNLGVSYAFTSLLLPALAPFSTKYPGIKIFITYGNPEELEKKLRLAELDMILAFHNESDDEDLEMQELFSSSVVMVVAKINPLAKLDKISLEELAKQDLILPGKGFSSREFINELFNRKKIVPNIKIELNDVHSLLALVENGHWATILNEKALIGWNKVVAVPIESKEIKRQSYILWQKGVYRKRAAILFIEELMRVMEITDGQ
- the tilS gene encoding tRNA lysidine(34) synthetase TilS, yielding MLPVNQFVNFIEQNALFTRSTPILAAVSGGIDSVLMAHLLKAAGYNFAIAHCNFQLRGDEALRDQQFSQSLAARLDVPFHTINFNTEQYAAQNKISIQMAARDLRYQWFDTVCQQSGYEVVALAHHQNDTIETILLNLTRGTGIAGLHGILPKNGKLVRPLLFLTRDEVQTIVTAEGLSFVEDSSNSSAKYARNKIRLEVVPKLKELNPSLEKTFENSLQHFRDLELLLELKLDELRETLLLHKDNAIYCSIDKVKALNPKRLLLFKLLNEYGFNETIIDDLIASLDKHPGRVFESGSHSLLLDREDIILKPKNTVSLTEVVINHDALHVNWGAYKLTLLHDDSALIIKDNPFATSIDADKLVYPLTIRSWQEGDHFFPLGMKGRKKLSDFFINQKVPLHQKDKIPVLVNGNGEIMWIGGYRPDERYKVNDNTKKVTIFELFKLT
- a CDS encoding OstA-like protein gives rise to the protein MRKYVLCFLFLVLATAAMAQKKSIVNLIQSEKSTATKINGKQLVKVYKGTFKQDYSLLRSDSAYFYPDLNSFDAFGNVNINQGDTLNIFSDKLNYNGNTKIAILTDNVKMVDRDATLTTNYLTYNTASRVGTYTGGGKLINKDNVLTSKNGYYFAYSRDSYFRYDVVLTTVDALIKTDTLRYNTGSRIAYFYGPTNIYGTKDKDTLYTENGLYNTVTEQAYFGKKNSYRQGTKSLKGDSLFYDKLKGYGRAVKNITFEDREQKVTIKGDLATYYRADEKTIVTENAYVVLISEQKDTTQTDSAAKTVPPGQKNAKASNNNITDLNKVAGAIKPGNNHKAPANTIPVTQPFAISKKDSANVDMAGKLTLDALKDNKGTVDTVLKTAADQLKKNPKLVDSALKSAPALKLSNKDKANIKNITSLAGVADAIKPDKNKKGTFVKPPAKAPIVAVKDTGRIKRDSIYMTADTIETQIMTYKNLKAYQERQRTQHDTTLKQRKIAAEKKNSKFLEARYLGIPKDTSYFHRDFFGKPKPVNDSLQRKKDAIAAARKAKQDSVYRVQLARDPVYRQYPVNLKDTARVRILIAHHHAKIFKSDLQAKSDSIFYANSDSTMRMYVNPIIWTQGSQLSGDTVYLQMRKKKMDNIELFPSAFIVNIDKDDSVHFNQVSGKRMRGYFKDDKLDKMYAVGNAETIFFQRDSGKVSGMQRSLSSRIRVAFKDKQATDIFFLTKPENRYIPIDKVKEDDKILKGFLWKPKERPASKEDIIKKRSKKKAATTKPQPKTAPAKPGAGKPGISTKTDSLKVPGIKNMQDSTLKVDTGANNAIKLKKDTIIKKSAPNAPQNTPKKDSIVNKGPSVKKN
- a CDS encoding isopenicillin N synthase family dioxygenase; amino-acid sequence: MSTVNIPRLDLNTYINGTADERKQFSDDIGKAFNETGFVTITNHGLSKELIDKLYEDVKALFALPEDVKQKYEIPGLAGQRGYTGKSKETAKGFKTPDLKEFWQIGQTVTDDDALKTQYPENVEVTELPDFNPTTIEVYKKLEAAGKHLLRAIAVYLELPENYFDDKVHNGNSILRNLHYFPITNPDAVPDDAVRAGAHEDINLITLLIGASADGLELLTRDNTWFPVKAFGEDLVVNVGDMLQRLTNNKLKSTTHRVVNPPRELMGFSRYSVPFFLHPKSDMDLTSLESCIDEQHPKLYTDITAGEYLDERLREIGLKM